In the genome of Triticum urartu cultivar G1812 chromosome 5, Tu2.1, whole genome shotgun sequence, one region contains:
- the LOC125508447 gene encoding uncharacterized protein LOC125508447 isoform X1, with the protein MVAVVVSSMEVRPARIKPRPEPAMGNPPRLQRVGRHCRKRKREEGGGRGRAAPVAACTWPWRRSGGGGVGRCSSRRPRQATTWCHLPPTPAASCCGCWQWRSESPTLPPPLLAVRPSFRPWRRRPPASAGSARWQATTTATSASKTPGLCWNIFGHCLINFTELLNTIDLCGNRWSIRVLVAMSMVVERFVDWMVSWLLMYGEAKLLLVIYLWHPSTRGAGHVYDGFLHLLVALHEADIDRGLLELMARARDVTTSQLKAAAAIGQVWLVEAARCVSSQLQAARSGREGATH; encoded by the exons ATGGTCGCCGTCGTCGTCTCCTCCATGGAGGTCCGACCCGCCAGGATCAAGCCGCGGCCTGAGCCTGCCATGGGGAATCCGCCCCGATTGCAGCGTGTAGGCAGGCACTgtaggaagaggaagagggaggagGGAGGGGGACGGGGGAGGGCAGCGCCCGTAGCCGCGTGCACGTGGCCGTGGCGCCGGAGTGGCGGAGGAGGGGTAGGGCGGTGCTCGTCGCGGCGGCCTCGACAGGCAACTACGTGGTGCCACCTTCCTCCAACACCGGCCGCCTCGTGCTGCGGCTGCTGGCAGTGGCGCAGCGAGTCTCCCACCTTACCACCACCGCTGCTTGCCGTCCGTCCCTCCTTCCGTCCATGGCGGCGGCGACCTCCGGCGTCAGCAGGCTCAGCGCGGTGGCAGGCAACAACAACGGCGACGTCGGCCTCCAAGACTCCTGGCCTCTGTTGGAATAT TTTCGGGCATTGTCTCATCAATTTTACCGAACTCCTGAACACCATAGATTTGTGCGGCAACAGGTGGTCAATCAG GGTTCTGGTGGCGATGTCGATGGTCGTCGAGAGGTTCGTGGACTGGATGGTGTCGTGGCTGCTGATGTACGGAGAGGCGAAGCTGCTGCTCGTCATCTACCTCTGGCACCCCAGCACACGG GGTGCGGGCCATGTGTACGATGGCTTCCTCCATCTGCTGGTGGCGTTACACGAGGCCGACATCGACCGGGGCCTGCTTGAGCTGATGGCTAGAGCGAGGGACGTGACGACGTCACAACTCAAGGCGGCGGCTGCCATCGGTCAAGTGTGGCTAGTCGAGGCTGCCCGCTGTGTTTCGTCGCAGTTGCAGGCCGCGAGATCAGGCCGGGAAGGCGCCACGCATTGA
- the LOC125508447 gene encoding uncharacterized protein LOC125508447 isoform X2 encodes MVAVVVSSMEVRPARIKPRPEPAMGNPPRLQRVGRHCRKRKREEGGGRGRAAPVAACTWPWRRSGGGGVGRCSSRRPRQATTWCHLPPTPAASCCGCWQWRSESPTLPPPLLAVRPSFRPWRRRPPASAGSARWQATTTATSASKTPGLCWNIFGHCLINFTELLNTIDLCGNRWSISRMYKKQSASVHARALKKGSGGDVDGRREVRGLDGVVAADVRRGEAAARHLPLAPQHTGCGPCVRWLPPSAGGVTRGRHRPGPA; translated from the exons ATGGTCGCCGTCGTCGTCTCCTCCATGGAGGTCCGACCCGCCAGGATCAAGCCGCGGCCTGAGCCTGCCATGGGGAATCCGCCCCGATTGCAGCGTGTAGGCAGGCACTgtaggaagaggaagagggaggagGGAGGGGGACGGGGGAGGGCAGCGCCCGTAGCCGCGTGCACGTGGCCGTGGCGCCGGAGTGGCGGAGGAGGGGTAGGGCGGTGCTCGTCGCGGCGGCCTCGACAGGCAACTACGTGGTGCCACCTTCCTCCAACACCGGCCGCCTCGTGCTGCGGCTGCTGGCAGTGGCGCAGCGAGTCTCCCACCTTACCACCACCGCTGCTTGCCGTCCGTCCCTCCTTCCGTCCATGGCGGCGGCGACCTCCGGCGTCAGCAGGCTCAGCGCGGTGGCAGGCAACAACAACGGCGACGTCGGCCTCCAAGACTCCTGGCCTCTGTTGGAATAT TTTCGGGCATTGTCTCATCAATTTTACCGAACTCCTGAACACCATAGATTTGTGCGGCAACAGGTGGTCAATCAG CCGTATGTACAAGAAGCAGAGCGCATCAGTTCATGCTCGAGCCCTGAAGAAG GGTTCTGGTGGCGATGTCGATGGTCGTCGAGAGGTTCGTGGACTGGATGGTGTCGTGGCTGCTGATGTACGGAGAGGCGAAGCTGCTGCTCGTCATCTACCTCTGGCACCCCAGCACACGG GGTGCGGGCCATGTGTACGATGGCTTCCTCCATCTGCTGGTGGCGTTACACGAGGCCGACATCGACCGGGGCCTGCTTGA